The Flavobacterium piscisymbiosum genome includes a region encoding these proteins:
- a CDS encoding PD-(D/E)XK nuclease family protein translates to MEIINNLLQQVSIISRKHDEITKITGENFNIFSVMNMEHDEVYTHSAIIGELLNPNGSHGQGAIFLDLFVDHIKESFNSEKDKIELEYFGKLINDKICERTISIGNNWDNVTGGRIDLIVEDNNQILIIENKIYAIDQPYQLIRYKNYAETKSFKNSFLFYLTLDGKDLQEQETPYIQNDIEIIGSNFKYDKKNEYDNFRLENKGANNIHHCLYYPISFKKDIKNWIEKCLEKTHSLPIIRETLVQYLNLIKKLTNQTTNNIKTMEILEILKNNVLQSFEISNSIEPLKSKLYYAFFEDIIQFSEKRGFSVDSSNLKSNTYFGLYLTPKEWNLKPYKIAVIFDTENGTNYSGLYVALNFNDNISEIEERLIKTKFNPEFQSNHANIWKEPSNKDWTNNPEIWEDVAKGQNGDTYREVILIIEEIINIEKSPEAI, encoded by the coding sequence ATGGAGATAATTAATAACCTCTTACAGCAAGTCTCTATTATTTCAAGAAAACATGATGAAATAACAAAAATCACTGGAGAAAATTTCAATATTTTTTCAGTGATGAATATGGAACACGACGAAGTGTATACCCATTCTGCAATTATAGGTGAATTACTCAACCCTAACGGTTCACACGGACAAGGAGCTATCTTCCTTGATTTATTTGTAGACCATATTAAAGAAAGTTTTAATTCTGAAAAAGATAAAATAGAATTAGAATATTTTGGCAAATTAATAAATGACAAAATTTGTGAAAGAACTATAAGTATCGGAAACAATTGGGATAATGTTACTGGTGGAAGAATTGACCTTATTGTTGAAGATAATAACCAAATACTGATCATTGAGAATAAAATATACGCAATCGATCAGCCCTATCAATTAATAAGATATAAAAATTATGCTGAAACAAAATCTTTTAAAAATTCATTTTTATTTTATTTAACCTTAGACGGAAAAGATTTACAAGAACAAGAAACCCCATATATTCAAAATGATATTGAAATAATTGGATCAAATTTCAAATATGATAAAAAAAACGAATATGATAATTTTAGATTAGAAAATAAAGGTGCAAATAATATTCATCACTGTTTATACTATCCAATTTCGTTTAAAAAAGACATAAAAAATTGGATTGAAAAATGTCTTGAAAAAACACATTCTTTACCAATAATAAGAGAAACATTAGTACAATATTTAAATCTAATCAAAAAATTAACCAACCAAACAACAAATAACATTAAAACAATGGAAATTCTGGAAATTTTAAAAAATAATGTTTTACAAAGTTTTGAAATATCAAACAGTATAGAACCTTTAAAATCTAAATTGTACTATGCATTTTTTGAAGACATAATTCAATTCTCAGAGAAAAGAGGATTTTCTGTCGATTCAAGTAACCTAAAAAGTAATACCTATTTTGGATTATATCTAACTCCCAAGGAGTGGAATTTAAAGCCCTATAAAATTGCTGTTATATTTGATACAGAAAACGGTACTAATTATTCAGGATTATATGTTGCGCTAAATTTTAATGATAACATTTCTGAAATTGAAGAAAGATTAATTAAAACAAAATTTAATCCAGAGTTCCAAAGCAACCATGCTAATATTTGGAAAGAACCTTCAAATAAAGATTGGACTAATAATCCTGAAATCTGGGAAGATGTTGCCAAAGGTCAAAATGGTGACACATATAGAGAAGTAATATTAATTATAGAAGAAATTATTAATATCGAAAAATCACCAGAGGCAATATAG
- a CDS encoding JAB domain-containing protein: METTTQNWQMVTEIELVYKTRVKASERPQIKSSKEAYNLLRSTWDEGKIEYFEQFKILFLNNSFKVLGLYKMSSGGITGTIVDIRMVFSAALKANAINFILVHNHPSGSTQPSEADKYITKKIKQAGELLDIKLLDHLIITSESYYSFTDDGAL, from the coding sequence ATGGAAACTACCACTCAAAACTGGCAAATGGTCACAGAAATAGAACTAGTTTACAAAACAAGAGTAAAAGCATCTGAAAGACCTCAGATCAAATCCTCAAAAGAAGCCTATAATTTACTTAGATCCACTTGGGATGAAGGCAAAATTGAATATTTCGAGCAATTTAAAATTCTGTTTCTCAATAATTCTTTCAAAGTCCTTGGACTCTACAAAATGTCTTCAGGCGGTATTACGGGAACCATTGTAGATATTCGCATGGTATTCTCAGCAGCCCTCAAAGCCAATGCCATCAACTTTATACTTGTCCACAACCATCCCTCAGGAAGTACACAACCCTCCGAAGCTGATAAGTATATCACTAAAAAGATCAAACAGGCAGGAGAACTCCTCGATATAAAATTATTGGATCATCTGATCATTACCTCAGAATCCTATTATTCTTTTACAGATGATGGCGCCTTGTAA
- a CDS encoding PD-(D/E)XK nuclease family protein has protein sequence MTENTIEEKINLSTIKNLLENVHVIQNKYDDIADITGEKFNVFSVLNLTSNEVRTHSAFIGELLNIKGSHGLKDIPLQLFIKILEEKFILNQEDESENKIGLDRFKFNTENAITIVEKNIKKLNEDKTEGGRIDIIVEDKNKWNALIIENKIYAGEQENQLIRYYNYCKEYFLKETPILYLTLDGSSPTSGKGLIKKQHYFNISYKEDIINWLELCLKEASDKPMLREVMKQYIYLIKKLTGQTINKKMSEEIQNIILRNFSAAEQIVKEFDKIKYKISGNIRNRITEVLISKLGSKYNVFTRNKVGDTNSGIWLELKDYENTGIYFGIEPFSGKGNVRNELFFGILDLNDKHKNIFQNHNFKCTRWWRDVDFFDNLEDYKNNQINFSDSQFISFLGQNPIKQDELINKIAAQMIEFIQSKEGSLINVCKEINGVNN, from the coding sequence ATGACAGAAAATACAATTGAAGAAAAAATAAACCTATCCACAATAAAAAATCTACTTGAAAATGTACATGTGATTCAAAATAAATACGATGATATTGCTGATATTACCGGAGAAAAATTTAATGTTTTTTCTGTATTGAATTTAACCAGTAATGAAGTACGAACCCATTCGGCATTTATTGGGGAACTATTAAACATAAAAGGTTCACATGGCTTAAAAGATATTCCTTTACAGCTTTTTATTAAAATACTAGAAGAAAAATTCATTCTGAATCAAGAAGATGAATCCGAAAATAAAATTGGACTCGATAGATTTAAATTTAATACTGAAAATGCTATTACGATAGTTGAAAAAAATATTAAAAAATTAAATGAGGACAAAACAGAAGGTGGGCGTATAGATATAATTGTCGAAGACAAAAATAAATGGAATGCACTTATTATTGAAAACAAAATATATGCAGGAGAACAAGAAAATCAACTGATCAGGTACTATAATTACTGCAAAGAATATTTTCTAAAAGAAACCCCCATTTTATATTTAACATTAGACGGAAGCTCCCCAACTTCTGGAAAAGGACTTATTAAAAAACAACACTATTTTAATATTTCCTATAAAGAAGATATTATTAATTGGTTAGAACTTTGCCTAAAAGAAGCATCAGATAAACCAATGTTACGAGAAGTAATGAAACAATATATTTATTTAATTAAAAAATTAACCGGCCAAACAATAAATAAAAAAATGAGTGAAGAGATACAAAATATAATTTTAAGAAATTTTTCAGCAGCTGAACAAATCGTTAAAGAGTTTGACAAAATAAAATATAAAATTTCTGGAAACATAAGAAACCGCATAACGGAGGTTTTAATTTCAAAATTGGGTTCAAAATATAATGTATTTACACGTAACAAAGTTGGAGATACAAATTCTGGGATATGGTTGGAATTAAAGGATTATGAAAATACAGGAATATATTTTGGAATAGAGCCTTTCAGTGGAAAAGGAAACGTTCGCAATGAATTATTTTTTGGGATTTTAGACTTAAATGATAAACATAAAAACATTTTCCAAAATCATAATTTTAAATGTACCAGATGGTGGAGAGATGTAGATTTTTTCGACAATCTAGAAGATTATAAAAATAATCAAATAAATTTTAGCGATTCTCAATTCATAAGTTTTCTAGGCCAAAATCCAATAAAACAAGACGAATTAATCAATAAAATAGCAGCACAAATGATTGAATTCATACAATCAAAAGAGGGTTCTTTAATCAATGTATGTAAAGAAATAAACGGAGTAAATAATTAA
- a CDS encoding helix-turn-helix transcriptional regulator has translation MRKLENEDIDTAFEYAIRTFERDKKDIATLFGIVINYNRKDKNYTIDEEEIEDQSVTRMIDAFSIHHALQEGNKLSPSVFLEKRKSSGTEHIYGIIHAIQNLLLLKFTHKKHWESNYSVREAKPIAIKESHQRWYLVALDKKDDIVKTFGLDRITKLTVTDTKFKPIPYNVEKEFQHAFGVETYSPAEKIILQFSNQQGNYIKTFPLHESQQIIEEKEDVLLLEIYIHTTNDIIMELMKYGADVKIISPARLQNEIKKRIAEMTNLYI, from the coding sequence ATGCGTAAACTTGAAAATGAGGATATTGACACTGCATTCGAATATGCGATTCGTACCTTTGAACGTGATAAAAAAGATATTGCAACGCTATTTGGCATTGTAATAAATTATAACCGAAAAGATAAAAATTACACTATTGACGAAGAAGAAATAGAAGATCAGTCAGTTACCAGAATGATAGATGCCTTCTCTATTCATCATGCTTTACAAGAGGGAAATAAATTGTCTCCTAGTGTGTTTTTAGAAAAACGAAAGTCATCCGGAACCGAACATATTTACGGTATAATACACGCCATTCAAAATCTACTGCTCCTAAAATTTACCCATAAAAAACACTGGGAAAGTAATTATTCAGTACGTGAAGCAAAACCTATTGCAATAAAAGAATCACATCAGCGCTGGTATTTGGTAGCTCTGGACAAAAAAGACGATATTGTAAAAACTTTTGGACTAGACCGAATAACAAAGCTTACTGTTACAGATACCAAATTCAAACCGATCCCATATAATGTAGAAAAGGAATTCCAACATGCCTTTGGTGTAGAAACGTATTCACCGGCAGAAAAGATAATCTTACAGTTTTCAAATCAGCAGGGAAACTATATTAAAACATTCCCCCTTCACGAATCCCAACAAATTATCGAAGAAAAAGAAGATGTCTTACTCTTAGAGATCTATATTCATACCACTAATGATATTATAATGGAACTAATGAAATATGGAGCAGATGTCAAAATTATCTCTCCTGCTCGACTTCAAAATGAAATCAAAAAAAGAATCGCTGAAATGACAAATCTCTACATATAA
- a CDS encoding WYL domain-containing protein — MKANEKSTHLNTPQVYRTKVLVETLRKFESLDGKVLISIICPKDSKKITIRTLQRDIKNLKEKFGIVITNNNSLYSLENDKPEYVDSFLSHLEILSTAKLITADYNENYNSLSYIEFENESNANLVPNFKVLLEAIHQTLPVSFNHYSFYHLKEEKYNLKAYFLKQFQNRWYVIGETEKGYRTFGIDRLNDIRIGKRKFKSKTEEAKDKFKNVIGLNYVDHKLEKIHLSFHPSQKPYLLSLPLHWSQKEVNIKNESSFDIELRIHPNFEFRQQILKYGSLVKVVEPKWLAEEIKEELRKGLEGYL; from the coding sequence ATGAAAGCAAACGAAAAAAGTACGCATCTCAATACACCACAAGTGTATCGTACTAAAGTTTTAGTTGAAACCTTAAGAAAATTTGAATCTTTAGATGGTAAGGTGCTTATAAGTATCATTTGCCCGAAGGACTCAAAAAAAATTACAATTAGAACTTTACAACGTGATATAAAAAATTTAAAAGAAAAGTTCGGTATTGTAATAACAAACAATAACAGTCTATATTCCTTAGAAAATGACAAGCCGGAATATGTTGATTCTTTTTTAAGTCATCTAGAAATTCTATCTACAGCTAAATTAATCACTGCTGATTATAACGAAAACTACAATTCTTTGTCCTATATTGAATTCGAAAATGAATCAAATGCAAATTTAGTTCCTAATTTTAAAGTTCTACTAGAAGCTATTCACCAGACATTACCAGTCAGCTTCAATCATTATAGTTTTTATCACTTAAAAGAAGAAAAATACAACTTAAAAGCTTACTTTTTAAAACAATTTCAAAACCGCTGGTACGTCATCGGTGAAACGGAAAAAGGCTATCGAACTTTTGGAATTGATAGATTAAATGATATAAGAATTGGTAAGAGAAAATTCAAATCAAAAACAGAAGAAGCCAAAGATAAATTTAAAAACGTTATTGGTCTTAACTATGTCGACCATAAATTAGAAAAAATACATTTGTCGTTTCATCCTTCCCAAAAACCATATTTACTATCACTTCCATTACACTGGTCTCAAAAAGAAGTCAATATTAAAAATGAGAGTTCTTTTGACATAGAATTACGCATCCATCCCAATTTTGAGTTCCGACAACAAATTTTGAAATATGGCAGTTTAGTAAAGGTAGTCGAACCGAAATGGTTGGCAGAGGAGATTAAAGAGGAATTGAGGAAGGGTCTCGAGGGGTATCTTTAA
- a CDS encoding GTPase — protein sequence MDNSADLKFNNLSLKLNGIIQKTFLLLNEFEKIGALELLTSKLNITKESSELKVAFVGQYNAGKSTIISALTGRRDIKIDSNVATDVSCDYKWNNIKITDTPGILAGKVEKHDEFTKETLNQTDLIVYVLTSQLFDDVIFENFIDLAYNQNFNEKMLIAINKMSMEKGDFEILKKNYHESVLAVFKERGYDFDFEIVFIDAADYMEGIDEKEEELIQLSNFSNFIETLNSFIEDKGIVQKAFDTPIRIIRGELSQIAFDEVDPNFSLILNKYQNRLLKHKTEIIRESEYLLENLKTKIIEEGYLVSSSIDQISQEDFNVKQSKFNLLLETESTSTMSQIENLIKEKNRLLREEFEEISLDDDVSFYVENLKKDSERKKINPVFNSSSLESKIGLLNTLKQNSDKLISFSGADKAAGIFAKSSEISGSAGHTLVKNIGSTIGFKFKPWQAVRITKNIGNVAKFAGPALAVFSAGIEIYGAVKEEKELKGIAVSKSQMNESFYEIAKEVVLQIKEKFNEYVKENIDNKISEFQEMKLEFVRTNENNSKFQEAIIKLDSEFIDFIELINN from the coding sequence ATGGATAATAGTGCAGACTTAAAATTTAATAATTTATCATTGAAACTTAATGGGATTATTCAAAAAACATTTTTATTGTTGAACGAATTTGAAAAGATAGGTGCTCTAGAATTGTTAACATCTAAATTAAATATAACTAAAGAAAGTTCAGAATTAAAAGTTGCATTTGTCGGACAGTATAATGCTGGAAAATCGACAATAATATCAGCATTGACAGGTAGACGAGATATAAAAATAGATTCAAATGTAGCAACAGATGTTAGCTGTGATTATAAATGGAACAATATTAAAATCACTGATACTCCCGGTATTTTAGCAGGAAAAGTTGAGAAACATGATGAGTTTACCAAAGAAACTCTCAATCAAACAGATTTGATTGTTTACGTTTTAACAAGTCAATTATTTGACGATGTTATTTTTGAAAACTTTATCGATTTGGCATATAATCAAAACTTTAACGAAAAAATGCTTATCGCTATAAATAAAATGTCAATGGAAAAAGGAGACTTTGAAATACTTAAAAAGAATTATCATGAATCGGTACTTGCTGTATTTAAAGAACGTGGATATGATTTTGACTTTGAAATAGTATTTATTGATGCTGCCGATTATATGGAAGGAATTGATGAAAAAGAGGAAGAACTTATACAATTGAGTAATTTTTCTAATTTTATTGAAACTCTAAATTCATTTATTGAGGATAAAGGAATAGTTCAAAAGGCATTCGATACACCAATCCGAATAATTAGGGGAGAGTTAAGTCAAATTGCTTTCGACGAAGTAGATCCCAATTTTAGTTTGATATTGAATAAATATCAAAATAGGCTTTTGAAGCATAAGACCGAAATTATTAGGGAGTCAGAATATTTACTTGAAAATTTAAAAACTAAAATTATCGAAGAAGGTTATTTAGTGTCTTCTTCAATTGATCAAATAAGTCAGGAAGATTTTAATGTGAAGCAAAGTAAGTTTAATCTATTATTGGAAACAGAATCTACTTCAACAATGAGTCAAATTGAAAATTTGATCAAGGAAAAAAATAGATTGTTGCGTGAAGAATTTGAAGAAATAAGCCTAGATGATGATGTTTCTTTTTACGTAGAAAATCTGAAGAAAGATTCTGAGCGTAAAAAGATAAATCCAGTTTTTAATAGTTCTTCTTTAGAAAGTAAAATAGGCCTGTTAAATACTTTAAAACAGAATTCTGATAAATTGATTAGTTTTTCAGGGGCTGATAAAGCTGCTGGTATTTTTGCGAAATCAAGTGAAATTAGCGGGTCTGCAGGTCATACACTAGTTAAAAATATTGGTTCTACAATTGGATTTAAATTCAAACCTTGGCAGGCTGTTAGAATAACTAAAAATATTGGAAACGTAGCTAAATTTGCAGGGCCTGCATTAGCTGTTTTTTCTGCGGGTATTGAAATATACGGGGCTGTAAAAGAAGAAAAAGAACTTAAAGGGATAGCCGTTTCTAAAAGCCAAATGAATGAAAGTTTTTATGAAATTGCTAAAGAAGTAGTTTTACAGATAAAAGAAAAGTTTAATGAATATGTTAAAGAAAACATAGATAATAAGATAAGTGAATTCCAAGAAATGAAATTAGAATTTGTAAGAACTAATGAGAATAATTCAAAATTTCAAGAAGCAATAATTAAATTAGATAGCGAATTTATAGATTTTATTGAACTGATAAATAATTAG
- a CDS encoding GTPase has product MKKEKDYKSIITLIAAYIITADKEIDNKELDIIYAYNKNYSDIENEINNIFSDDDNKILLIDLVKELSYFPNTIIYEAYNLFLDIIYSDGFCHIKEQEKLKEIKKILPFDDSSLAILELSFLEKSKKSLYKEEKKEDDMFYKKSSNDSDKSDEKKRDILLNGPQFVQKIKQISKTAKFDLKFVEEVISESSNRIVKLINNLENNKLKNHNRKDEEFDGFVSELQRTIKETFTNHLQENIQVLNKKKRSVDYFTISFLGRTKAGKSTLHSIITKDGDDTIGVGKVRTTRYNRVYNWENLRIVDTPGIGAPGGMSDVEIAESIVDESDLICYLVTNDAIQETEFQFLSEIKKKNKPVVILLNVKENLEIESRKNLFLKNPTRWRERRDNKSIQGHIERINDYMIKYYNSNHYRVIPVMLLASKLSEIETDDSIKKILYDGSNVEEFLISLKTTVFENGHLRKSQNIIDGTNFKLNSFHEDINNQYLGLSEIISRLKKEKKSFRDFLKKNKDVYKQNLKGKVETHISKIKKFARDFAINNYELSETKLTKLWEKELLSRGYKQQLEKMISEDFDIIQTEIQSRLNEFLESFQLYFNNLNLNIKKDSTFNTRSFLKIGGGLIGVVGAIFLSVATLSNPIGWTLAIGGILVGLSNYLFKSKANKIKDAQEKIEKSLMKGIEDFEIHLKKQIFQSLDQMLFDYDKSVDDNMGKLIIEAEAFQKLLKTELDFSKSKVDVLNKAMMIRVLQHIKHLDFDFDVNKFVSKDKTIIDIQRDFKKNQITLKTSHQLERKDVIKISELLQCDFKVYRTKIK; this is encoded by the coding sequence ATGAAAAAAGAAAAAGATTATAAATCTATAATTACATTAATAGCTGCTTATATAATTACTGCTGATAAGGAAATAGATAATAAGGAACTTGATATTATTTACGCTTATAATAAAAACTATAGTGATATTGAAAATGAGATAAATAATATTTTTTCTGATGATGATAATAAAATTCTTTTGATTGATCTAGTGAAAGAATTATCTTATTTTCCTAATACTATTATTTACGAGGCTTACAACTTGTTTCTAGATATTATATATTCTGATGGATTTTGTCATATAAAAGAGCAAGAAAAATTAAAAGAGATAAAAAAAATACTGCCTTTTGATGATTCAAGTTTAGCTATTTTAGAATTATCTTTTCTTGAAAAATCAAAAAAGTCTCTTTATAAAGAAGAAAAAAAGGAAGACGATATGTTTTATAAAAAGTCAAGCAACGATTCTGATAAATCAGATGAAAAAAAGAGAGACATTTTATTGAATGGTCCCCAATTTGTTCAAAAAATAAAGCAAATTTCAAAGACAGCAAAGTTTGATTTAAAATTTGTTGAAGAGGTAATTTCAGAATCTTCTAATCGAATAGTTAAATTAATAAACAATTTAGAAAATAATAAACTTAAAAATCATAATAGGAAAGATGAAGAGTTTGATGGATTTGTTAGTGAACTCCAAAGAACTATAAAAGAGACTTTTACTAATCATTTGCAGGAGAATATTCAAGTCCTGAATAAAAAGAAACGATCGGTAGATTATTTTACAATTTCGTTTTTAGGAAGGACTAAAGCAGGTAAAAGTACTTTACATTCTATAATTACTAAAGATGGTGACGACACTATTGGTGTTGGGAAAGTCAGGACTACTAGATATAATAGAGTATATAATTGGGAAAATTTAAGAATTGTAGATACCCCGGGAATTGGTGCTCCTGGAGGAATGTCTGATGTTGAAATTGCTGAAAGTATAGTTGATGAGTCTGATTTAATTTGTTATTTGGTGACTAATGATGCTATTCAAGAAACGGAATTTCAATTTCTTTCGGAAATTAAAAAGAAAAACAAACCTGTGGTAATTCTTTTAAATGTAAAAGAAAATCTTGAGATTGAAAGTCGAAAGAATTTGTTTTTAAAAAATCCTACTAGATGGAGGGAACGAAGAGATAATAAAAGTATTCAAGGGCATATAGAAAGGATTAATGATTATATGATTAAATATTATAATAGTAATCATTATAGAGTTATTCCTGTTATGCTGTTAGCGTCAAAATTATCTGAAATTGAAACAGATGATTCGATAAAAAAGATATTATATGATGGTTCAAATGTTGAAGAATTCTTGATTAGTTTAAAAACTACTGTATTTGAAAATGGACATTTACGAAAATCTCAAAATATAATTGATGGTACTAATTTTAAATTGAATTCTTTTCACGAAGATATCAATAATCAGTATTTAGGTTTGTCTGAAATAATTTCAAGATTAAAGAAAGAAAAAAAATCTTTTCGTGATTTCTTAAAAAAAAATAAAGATGTATATAAACAAAATTTAAAAGGGAAAGTTGAAACCCATATTTCAAAAATTAAAAAATTTGCTAGAGATTTTGCAATAAATAACTATGAATTAAGCGAAACTAAATTGACTAAACTTTGGGAGAAAGAATTGTTAAGCAGGGGCTATAAGCAACAATTAGAAAAAATGATAAGTGAAGACTTTGATATTATTCAAACAGAAATACAGTCAAGATTAAATGAGTTTTTGGAAAGTTTTCAATTGTATTTTAATAATCTAAATTTAAACATTAAAAAAGATTCTACTTTTAATACAAGGAGTTTCTTAAAAATTGGAGGAGGCTTAATAGGTGTTGTGGGAGCAATTTTTCTTTCGGTTGCTACGCTTTCAAATCCAATAGGTTGGACTTTGGCAATAGGAGGTATTTTGGTTGGATTGTCTAATTATTTATTTAAATCCAAAGCAAATAAAATTAAAGATGCTCAAGAGAAGATAGAGAAAAGTTTAATGAAAGGCATAGAAGATTTTGAAATACATTTGAAAAAACAAATTTTTCAAAGTCTCGACCAGATGTTGTTTGATTATGACAAATCAGTCGATGATAATATGGGGAAATTAATTATTGAAGCTGAAGCATTTCAAAAATTATTAAAAACAGAATTAGATTTTAGTAAGAGCAAAGTAGATGTACTAAATAAAGCTATGATGATAAGAGTTTTGCAGCATATAAAACATCTTGATTTTGATTTTGATGTAAATAAATTTGTTTCGAAAGACAAAACAATAATTGATATTCAAAGAGATTTTAAGAAGAATCAAATTACATTAAAAACTAGTCATCAGCTAGAGCGTAAAGATGTAATAAAAATATCTGAATTGCTTCAGTGCGATTTCAAAGTATATAGAACTAAAATTAAATAA